In Oryzihumus leptocrescens, the following are encoded in one genomic region:
- a CDS encoding protein phosphatase 2C domain-containing protein → MDDVVTCPACHSETAPGARFCEACGHEVDPGMPVSPVPDTVDTASPLDSVRVAPPAPACAACGGVVAEDGYCQTCGTPAVKPRDHFREQPAPWVAGVCDRGIRHHRNEDAMALAADAVPASRALLVVCDGVSSSTDSDRASLAAARASREVLTGFRPRGAGTVAARVAATAGLLESAAAAANAAVVETTTAPRGENPAACTWVAAVLDAELLVVGWVGDSRAYWLPDAGAATALTVDDSWAAEQIARGVPRRDAEEGPQAHAITRWLGVDAPDPTPRHASRELEGPGWVLVCSDGLWNYCSEAEDLAALVRRCAAVRSPSLAPAGTAPGVTTPEPDRVPDPVADPGANAVADPLSLAEELVAWANAQGGHDNITVALARVGSP, encoded by the coding sequence GTGGACGACGTGGTGACCTGCCCCGCCTGCCACAGCGAGACCGCCCCGGGCGCGCGGTTCTGCGAGGCGTGCGGGCACGAGGTCGACCCCGGTATGCCGGTCTCGCCCGTCCCCGACACGGTGGACACGGCCAGCCCGCTGGACTCGGTGCGGGTGGCGCCGCCCGCACCCGCCTGCGCCGCCTGCGGTGGGGTCGTCGCCGAGGACGGCTACTGCCAGACGTGCGGCACCCCGGCGGTCAAGCCGCGCGACCACTTCCGCGAGCAGCCGGCACCGTGGGTGGCGGGGGTCTGCGACCGCGGCATCCGGCACCACCGCAACGAGGACGCGATGGCCCTGGCGGCCGACGCGGTGCCCGCCTCGCGGGCCCTGCTGGTGGTGTGTGACGGCGTGTCCTCCTCGACCGACTCCGACCGCGCCAGCCTGGCCGCGGCCCGGGCGAGCCGCGAGGTGCTCACCGGCTTCCGGCCGCGCGGAGCCGGCACGGTGGCCGCGCGCGTCGCCGCCACGGCAGGGCTCCTCGAGTCGGCGGCGGCGGCCGCCAACGCGGCGGTCGTCGAGACGACCACCGCCCCGCGCGGGGAGAACCCCGCCGCCTGCACCTGGGTGGCCGCGGTGCTCGACGCGGAGCTGCTCGTCGTCGGCTGGGTGGGTGACAGCCGGGCCTACTGGCTGCCCGATGCCGGTGCCGCCACGGCCCTGACCGTCGACGACTCCTGGGCCGCCGAGCAGATCGCCCGGGGCGTCCCGCGACGCGACGCCGAGGAGGGGCCACAGGCCCACGCGATCACGCGCTGGCTCGGGGTCGACGCGCCGGACCCGACCCCGCGCCACGCCAGCCGTGAGCTCGAGGGCCCGGGGTGGGTGCTGGTCTGCTCGGACGGCCTGTGGAACTACTGCTCCGAGGCCGAGGACCTGGCGGCCCTGGTCCGCCGGTGCGCGGCGGTCCGGTCGCCGTCGCTCGCTCCGGCCGGCACCGCCCCGGGCGTCACCACCCCTGAGCCCGACCGTGTTCCCGACCCGGTTGCCGACCCTGGTGCCAACGCGGTTGCCGACCCCCTGTCGCTGGCCGAGGAGCTCGTCGCCTGGGCCAACGCGCAGGGCGGCCACGACAACATCACCGTGGCCCTGGCCAGGGTGGGGTCGCCGTGA